AAGGCAAACTTATTGCTAATAGCTTTGTAAAATCAGTATCAATCCTACCAAATGTTTGGGTAGATTTTAATGTTGTGACATATGCAATCATATTTGTTTTATGTCAATTTTCTCTAGAATACGAGGTATATTTCTCAGTGTTACTGAAATTGTCATGCAGAGGAGAAACTTCTTTCAGCAGGTCCTGCTTGTCTTGTAGTGTTTCCGAGACGAAGAATACAAGAGTTGCCAAAATGCCTGCCTCCCCAACCAGCCCTGCCCTCTGCCGGCGATTATggtcatgtgcatgccctctataTGTGACTGAGTTTGTATGTCAGCTGCCTTGTGAAGCATTGTACCTAAAGAGAGGCTAagacattaaaataaatatttggcaAATGAGCTCTTGGAGAGGTGATTGTGCCTCAGACAGTAAGTGGAGGGAAATGATAGTTAAACGGTGCTGATCTGAGCTTCCAGATCCCTATCTGCTATTTATAAACTGCTGACCCCGCCAACATAGGGCTACTTGATATGTCTCCAGTTGTGTAGTCGGCCGGGAGAGAGACTGTTCTTCTGACCCCAGCATAACCCTTGACTGGGTTGAGATATGCAAAAGGGGAAAGGTGTTTGGGGGGCAAACTTGAGGCAGAGTGAAGACTTCCACATGTGTAGCTTCAGCCACCAGATCTGGTGGTGCAGTGCAGCCTGATCTCATGcatgtctacttggaagtaaatcccagtgTCTTTGCAGGAGCACTGACTGCTtgataaatgtgcataggataaTTGTGCCTTTAAGAGTACATAGCTAGCATTTGGAAACCTGAGATCTGCTAGTAATTAGGAGCAGGTGGTTGGCTTTGTGTAATAACTCTCCTGGTATCCCCTGGAAACTGCCTTAGAAGTGTAGAGAAGATTTCACGGTGGCCTGGAATTTCTAACTGCATTCTTCTACTCTCCTAATATCTAGATCTATCTCACGTTAGTTTTTGCTTGCACCTCTGAGTCTGCTCCAGTTCTTCTCACTTGTTCTCCATCTGCGATATGGAGGAGTCAGGCTAGAGCCTCACTGCTCCCCCTTGCATGTTTCCACACTTACCAAATACATGTGCCCTTGCAGCACTGCTCATTGCAAAAGGCCGGAATGTTCAGGACTGCAGTAACCTGCGGGTTTGGAGAGCTGTCCGTCCCCGAAGACAGGTTTTCTGCAGAACAGGGAATGCTCAGCATACAGCATTACCGATCCCACTTGCAGCAAATTCCAGCAGAGATTAGTTTATGTTAAGTCCACACCTTAAAACTGAGAACAGCCCTTAACATGATGCTGTGTGGGCAGAACATAACTCCAAATGGCAAAGGGGAGGCTTTTAATAGCAACTGCAAAGGGCAGGGAAGATTGACATCCAAACCTAGGAGAGTTTCAGAGAGCAGCTCTCCTAGTTTCAGTTTTTCCTTGGAGTGGATGCTGCTTCTTAGTCACAGATCTGCATCCAGATGGCTTTCTTCCACTTTCTGGTACAACTGGGAGTCTCTAAAGGTTAGGGTATCCAAATAtggaggaggatggagtgcctgtaCCTTTAACAGTTGTGTAGAAGAGGGAATCTTGGCAGGCAGCACTCATTATACAAGGGATTAGACAAGTTGCACTCTTCTGTATGAGTATTAAAAGATAAAAGACCCCAAAGgcatttttctttgcattttatcACCCTATTAAAGATACTTACATCATGATCCAAAGGTATTCAGAGGTAAATTCCATTGAGTTAAATAAGACTTACTCCATATATTTAGGATTTCAGCCAGTTCATATATTTAAAGGTAGTGGTACCATAATCTTCTCTGGACAGGTGATTAATTTATAcactagacccctgctaacttggcaaagaggcaccttttaatgtgatgattctctttatttagcagggggagagtaacttggccctatccacccccagcacagtacttccagtgactgttgctggtgtctatcttatgtttccttttagattgtgagccctttggggacagggagccatcttatttgtttgttatttctctgtgtaaactgccctgagccatttttggaagggtggtatagaaatcaaatgaaggaatgaaggaatgaatgaaggaatgaaaaTACTATAGTTATTGTTAAAAGGAAGTAAGATTATTCCATGTGGTCCAATAGTGATCACTCCACTGAAGAATTTAGGAAACCCTTAATTTCAACAACATGTATTCTCTTGCCATACAGGAAACACCTCTTAAATTTAGGTACCACCAATATATTGATTTCTTCAATGTGCCAAACATTAAGTTCTCACACTAATTTAAAGAACGTCCAGCTTCTTAATACTGTCTGGCTGTAAGTCAGCACATCTGTCCCATTCATTTAGCTTTGAACTTCAAACACACCAATGCAAGAAAAGGGTTAGTCTCCCAATCAACTATATACATTGAAAGGCAATTCCTAGTATTTGGTAGAAATTCGATCTACTCCAAAAACTGGTAAGCAGTGAGAAAAataggtttaaaaacaaacaaaccaaaaaaccaaccacAACCTTAGAATTTTGGACTAAAAACACTTTTAAATCCAAATTGTGTTGCTTAATGTCAGTGTGGTacagaaagcagaagagagcTTTAAAAGTGaatgttttaaaagtgaatgtaTATTCTAGCCAACATAGATTTTCCATTTGAAACTGCAAACATATTGAATGTGAGCTCCTTGAGACAGTGCTGTCTATATGAAGCTGTCTAAgaactgagtgagaccattgatctatctagctctcCACTGGGACTCTGAAGGTGTTTCCCTCAGatgtatctggagatgctggggactgaacctgggaccttctgtatacaaagcaagtgctctgccactgaactatggccccagccccaaaggcaaaGAATGGGAATGTACCTTTTTTTAATGGGCTGCTCTATAAAACACCATGTACACTGATGGTGCAATATTAGTGATAGCTTTGGGAAGTGGAAAACAAATTGTAAAGTTACAATTCTCTACTCACTTAGCTGGAAGTAAATTCCatagaactcagtgggacttacttctgagtaggcatgCTTAGGCTAGCACTTGTGAGAGCAGCCTACACTTCTCTAAATGTTCTTTGTGAGCTGCCACCTAGTGGTTTGCTACATGTGTCCAAGTGTAAATTTCCTGATTCCTAAAGCCTTTTGAGATAAACTTGGCAGCAAAAAtttagggttttgtttgtttgtttttacatagcCCTTGGGGCAAGTCCACATTGGACCACACTCTGCAATAAAGATGGCCGACATCTATTTGTTAGTGCTAGAGGTGACATGTGGCTGGCAAAAGGAGATGCCTCTTGAGTTAAGAGACCTCGATTTTGATGGAGACAAGAGCAGAGATTATCCACAACCTACCTCCATCAGAGGAATTAAATATTATTcagggagaaagagaagctgaAGAAtaggggagcagagctggtcactgagccattttggaagggcagtatacaaacctaataaataaataaataaataaataaataaatgtgatagcaggcagaattgccccctttgctaagcagtgtgtgccctggtttgcatttggattagtgactacatgtgagcactctctgcttaaagatattccccttagaggatggggccgaaATGCTAACTCTCTGGCATCtacaagtagggctgggaaagattccagcctgagaccttgaagaagctgatgccagtcagtgtagacaatagctGGTTGGACCagggggtctgactcagtagaaggcaccttcctatgttcctatgaaagaggGAAGCCTTTTGGGATCCTGCTCAGAATGAATGGATCACTTTGATACTACGTTGTCATCCCCCATCCCTTCTCCACCCCCATCTTCTTTGCTGCTCCCAGCAGAAATGAGAAAGCCACACTCCTAGTGTCAAACCTTTCTCTTCCCCATTTTGGGCTGGCTGAATGAACAGAAAGGTCATAGGGTGTCCAGTGATTCCGAGTGTCTAATAAAAGGCACATCTTCCCTGCCATAGCAGCAGATTGAATTGCCAGAGGGGGATGGGTAGGGCTGCAAAGGTCACACCAAAGGAGGAAGGCAGCCTAGCTACAATGGTGGGGACAGCAAGGGCCTTGTGAAAGGGACAGAACACCTTCCTTCccaccgacacacacacacagagctgggaggGTCTGAAGTCCCTTGTCCTGAAATCTCCTGTCCAGGAAGCCAAGGCTAGCAAATGTAGCTTGTAACATCTGTTCTTGCAGTTACTCACTATAGATGGCAACCCACACTTTTTTACAGCATGCTTTGAAAGGATGGGAATAGCCTGTCCAGATGTGTGGAGAGTGTTAAACAAGAACAAGTTTGTTCTTTTCAGCTCGAGCCTCTGCCTGTTGACTGACAAGCAAGGGGTAGAAAAATGAGGTGGAAGAGTGGCCCGTACCTCTTCAGCTTGCAGCAACAgttttgaagtgtgtgtgcacacatcctCCATGCAGGTAGAAAACTACTACAGCAGGGAGCAGAACGACTGTATTCCTAGCAGTGGTGCCTGTACATGCATTCCTTGTCAAAGTGAACTTGCATAGAGACTCTCTCAAAAGCCGGGTGCAGCTAGGCAATATCCTAGTGCAGAgtttcttaaccctgggcccccagatgttgttggactacaactcccagaatccccagacatggcctttgtggctgggaattctgggagttgtagtccaacaacatctgggggcccaaggttaagaaaccctgtcctagtgtgtatgtgtacagatttgtaactgaacacactgtacacagattatatgtgcactgaacatagtGACCCACTTATTGCGCAGCAAAACATGGGTGGTTGGAGCCTTGCTTGCgctgctgcatgtgtggaagCACTGCTGGTGTTGTGGAACAGGGCAGCTCTGCTCCAACTTAAAGTTACACAAATGTAGTCGGACGACATGacgcccattatttccagtgggtatCACCCAACTGCAGTGTGAGTGGGCGCTCAGCTGTCTGCGTTTTGCTGCGAGATGTGTGGGTCACTGTGTGGACAGGGCTTCTGTCTTGGGCTGTTTGTGGCATGGAAACCAGGTATTGAACTTCATGGTAAGAAGAGTTTCATTTCTCACCTTTATATTTATTCTTCCAAAATACAATATTCACATTCATGGTTAGAATTCCCATGGATACCAGGGAAGCTGAGGTCAAGCCCTGTCTAGAGAGAGAAGCCAGCACTAGTTGCTAATTGTAACTGTAGCTGATGCTTCTTAGTTTGCTTCTACATTATCTCTTTTCTCTCAAGTTGCCATTTTCAATTCACTCACTttttacagagaatccagacgATGCTGTTGCAGATTGTTGCATTTTCAGGTTTGGTGAGTTCTTTCCCATGTTGTCTTCAGGCCTGGTTTTCTGGCTGGGGGCAGTATTACCCAACAATTATAGCACCAGACTGTCTGGTGTGGGCTAGCGAAGTGTTCTGGAGATTAAGGGCAGCTGTATCTTTAAGTAAAAGCAACTTTTGCAGATTCTTGTTTTATTGTTTCCCCTTTCATTATTTCCTGTTCAGTATAGCAGCAGAATTATgggcagcccccccgccccatcaccACCCTTAGTAAGTTTGCTTCTATTCCCCTCCAAGAAGGGGCTTTAGTTATTGGTTTCTttgcagtgttttttttttttaaacagtaagTTAGCACTATTTTGTTTAAAAGCAAACCAGTAATTAAcaactccctcccccctttcTAGAAGCAGAAGCTCACTAAGGGGCAGTCACTCACTACTTCCCAGGCATActgaacaggaagcaataaaagggTCAGAATTGGCAAGGAGGATGCTACTGATGAATAATGCAAGGGACTGTGGTATTAAAATgcacttactcatgagtaaacatTACAGAAGGATCCTGGCAATACCGAAGAGCACTGCTAGATAATATAGTGTTATGCTAAGCGCCATGTGGGACTAGTGGTTTGATTCTGCTTCTGTTGTCTGCAGAAAACTATACCTTAGCAGTACTAAGAGCCTTTAGTGTAGAAGCAATGTTAGGCTCCAGGCCTGGAATAAAATTAGGAATTTGCAATTCCCTACTTTCTCCTTTAAGGCCAGATTAAAGTAGCCAAGGGGGAGACTGGATCAGATCAGGCAACTTGGTGGCTGTCGGAGGCAGTGACAGGTAAGTGGCAGGGACTCCCTATTCAGAGAGCTGATCCAGTAACTCCACAGTGAGTCCCTGCTCGCTCATGCATTGTGTTGGTTCCCTCTCCTCATGATGGGACTGGAGTAATGAGGCAGATGGGGAGATCCTCTTCCTACTCCTTCCTTAGGGAGGCAAGGCTGGAGGCCAATCACAGGTGCTCAGGATGGTTTTGCAGGCACGTGATAAAGTCAGAGGCAGGTTTGCCTTCGTAGCAGATCTGGTAGACAGCCGTGAAGAGTGGGAACCTGCAAGGAGAGAAACAGACAAAAGACTGAGTAGCCTCACCCAgcgttccctcaaacagggattcccagatgttgttgactacaactctcataatccccaagcaaagtctgttgcagctggggatgctgggagttgtagtcagcaacatctgggaatcctggttaGAGGATGGCCCcaccccaggaggaggaggaggaggaggaggagaccgagACCCCCAAGAGGGATAGGTGTCTGTCTGAAACCTCCAGTGACACAAAGGGGTGCATATGTGGGATGACTATGGGGCAATCGTAGAAACCTGCTGcttgggaaggagagagagagagagctggtcttgtggtagcaagcacaacttgtccccttagctaagtagggtccaccctggttgcatatgaatgggagacctgatgtgtgagcactgtaagatattcccctcaggagatggagccgctctgggaagagcggaaggttccaagttccctccctggcagcatctccaagatagggctgagagagattcctgcctgcaaccttggagaagctgctgccagtctgtgaagacaatattgagctagatagaccaatggttgactcagtatatggcagcttcctatgttcctagatgtggTGCAGCTTCGAGAGAACTGAGAATATGCCACTGCTCTGTGCTTTTGGAATTACACCTAAGTAGGGCTGCAAGCTTTAATTGGCTTAATGTTCTGGTAGGTTAATCAGCAGAAGACCAGTTACACTTCTTTGTTTGAGCTGTTTTGGTTCTGCTGTGTTATTGCAAtaaagaatgaaagaaaataCTAATGAGCTATTAGAGATTGATGATCTTCCTTCTAACCATGAGTGGTGgcttttgtgttttaaatggagTTAAATGCACGGCCAGCCCATCAGTGAGGCTGGGTGAAGCAGTCACCCCAGGCAGCGGATTAGTGCAGATGGCCAATTGGTCACCTCCAACACTTCGCCTGGCCCAATGGCCCCTCACACTTTACCTAGTGGTGGGACCTGCACTGGCCGCCACCCTCCCGCTCTCCCCTCACGTGTCTTGCCTTGCCTTTTCAAACAGCAGAGGGCAGGGAAAcaaagtggccagaagtgtcttTCGGTCACTCCCTGCCACTCCACTGCACCCTATGCCTTTTGAATAGGCGGGGCTTGGAGGAAAAGGGATCCGTGGATCCAGGAGAAGGAACTGCTTGACTTCCTTGGGGAGGGGAATCTGTGCGGTGAGctcatgcagaggtgctcttacccctgtacttcagggccaaagtccagggcctcccccTGACGGCCCCTTTAGTCTGttctgagtggtgtggtttgtgccctcaagaacctaggtgttaaaaaatgatgcttaactttcaaCTGGGGGGCGGgcaccaaaggcctttaggtccaagctccaaaattacctaggtgcacctctgagctcATGCACCGCTAGGAGATTGGGTGGATTTGGGGAAGGGGTTCATTGGAGTGGAGGCAGGGTCGGTGATTTTCCCTGCTGCCACAGGTGCTGCTGGGGTCTTGGGCCAGGCCAGGTTAATTGTTCTTCCATCAGTATCTCATAAATGCCCCCCTTTTGAGATTGCAGTAACAGGCAAATGTTTTAAGGTGGGTTACCAGCTTATCAGTTAAAAGACAGGGCGATTAGTCAACTGAACATTCCTGAACTGGCTGACAGTTCTACAAAGAAGCCCTCTGCTTCCTGACCACTGCAGAGAACTGCTTAGTGCCAGTGCAACTGGCCTGGAGACTGACATGGGGATAGGCCAAGAGATGCCAAGTCACATGGGGAAGGATACTCACTTGTCCACCAGGTTCTTGTGCTTGAGGATGTGGTGCAGCTCTGCTGATGTCTGAGGGCCCTGCAGTTTTTGCCCAttaagcatctccttctccagtTGCTCAATAGACTGCAATATTCAAGACAAAGCCCCCACCATCACTGAATGACTTCAAGATGTCACATGGTCCTTTCTCATTCTCCTTTCCCAGCTAGGTGTACCCAGTATGGACAAGAGAAAGCTGGTCTTTCAGTAACCCAGGCAACGACTTCTGTCTATCGTTATATCTACagtacataaggacataagaacagccctgctggatcaggcccagtgaagcccatctagtccctcatcctgtttcacacagtgacccaccagatgccactgggaccctataggcaggagttgagggcatgccctctctcctgctcttattcccctgcaactggtactcagaggcatcttgcctctgaggctggaggtgacctatagccctccgactagtagccattgatagacctctcctccgtgaagttatccaaatccctcttaaagccatccaggttgttggctgtcaccacatcttgtggcagagaattccacaagttgatggaatgccctcaccccctgcctgtgggcttcttgatggcatctggtgggtcacagtgtgaaacaggatgctggacaagatgggcctggagcctgatccagcagggctgtttttatgttcttatgtactgttcTTCTGCAGCGAAAGcatggtggaggggaggagaaggtgctgggggggggggctcagcagCCCATCTTCGCTTCTTGTCCCATGACCCTCTCCAACGTTGCTACATATCCCTGGGTTGCACTGCCAGGAACATGGGACTAGAATGAAAGCATGCCTTTAAGGATATCTGGCAACCTTGCAGGACACCATGCTAGCCAGTGGTGGCTCTCTCACCTTGCCTGTCTTGGCAAACGCCTCGGCCACTTTGCGATTACGGCCCCCATAGCAGGTGGTGATGAGGTCGGCAACCCCGCAGCTCTCCAGGAAAGTGGCGGAAGTGACGGCGCCCTTGCAGAAGAGTTTGGCAAAGCCAATCATCTCCATCAGGCCCAGGCGGATCACAGCTGCTTTGGTATTGTCTCCATAGCCCAGCCCATCGCAGAAACCAGCGCCAACCGCCACCACGTTctgagggaaaggagggagaTGGCTTGTTGATTGCCAGCAAAGCTCAGCAGGCCTCTTGGACAGATGTGTGGACCACTCATCCCTAGGTGATCCAAATCCGGGGGTAGAAATGATTATTCCCATGGAAGGCTAGCAGAGATGGGTGTTTCTCCCCAGAACACACCTTCTCCTGCAAGTGCAACCAAGAGCACAGAATGGGGAGAAGCCCATATTTCATTTCTTTGCAGATCTGCTCCAGCCCCCTAGCTACAtagtgtgtcccccaccccacggccAGAGTGTTGTGCCTCAAGTCCAACAGACTTTGTGCTGCCTTGGGGTGAATGGGAGACTCAGTGTTGCAAGGAAACATTTCTGCCCACTTGGGTCTACCTTGGCAATAAATCACACTCCTACTGGGAGTTGCCAAGCCAAACGGGACCGTAGCCCTATTCCCGCACCTTGAGAGCACCACAGATCTCTACAGTGTCTGCCTCTTGCACCACCGTGATTCGGAAATTGGGTGACTGCATCAGCTCCTTCAGGATCTGTCCATGCGCTAAGTTCTTGCTGCCTGGAAAGAGATAAGACAGAGGCAGATAAGTAAAAGGAGGATTGCTCCTTTCACATGAGGCTGCCTGATGTGGAGTCAGCTCACCAGGCCATCTCACCCAGGACTGTCTGCTCAGCCTGgcagcagaggtctttcccatcacaTACTAAATGTGATGATCCATTCAATGACAAATGCTACGGATTTAAACTGGTGCCTCTtctatgcaaagcatgtgttctgtcACTGAGTTATGAGCCCTCCCCTAGGAAACTGGTAGCCAGCCCAATGTGTTGGTTTACTTGGAGCTCTCTTCAGCAGAAAAGATGCAGAGGGATGAAGGGGCTGGAGGTAGTTTAACGtgatggggagagagaagggataTGTGCAGGGAACAGGACATCCAGAGTGCATGGAGGAATTTTGCTCAGAAATGAAATGTGGCTAGTGGGAACTACAATAGAAATGGCAGGCAAATTGCCTTGTGGGGTTTGCACCTTCCAAAACCATCTGCTTAGTTCCTGAAACCTGCACTACCTCTGCTCCTGCGGTCAGGATGCAACTTTAACCAGTGAGGTTTTAATGATTGTTCAGGTTGACCGAATTAGACTGAATGATTGTTCAGGTTGACACAATTCTTAGCCCCTGATTaaggaacgcaggaagctgccttcactgagtcagacccttggtccatctaactcagtattgtctacactgactggcagcagctctcccagtttcaggcaggagtcttctttcccagcactacctggagatgccagggattgaacctgggacccttctgcattcgtgcagatgctctactactgagctacaactccatcccacaagggaaatatcttacagcaaacatgctcacatatagtcaccaatctgaatacaaaccagggtggaccctgcttagcagaggggacaattcatgcttgataccgcaagcatagacctgctctcctc
Above is a window of Hemicordylus capensis ecotype Gifberg chromosome 2, rHemCap1.1.pri, whole genome shotgun sequence DNA encoding:
- the GPD1 gene encoding glycerol-3-phosphate dehydrogenase [NAD(+)], cytoplasmic isoform X1 is translated as MIFCSEGGARTASPLRAERRGSAIAKIVGSNAAQLDKFDTTVNMWVFEEEIGGKKLTEIINTQHENVKYLPGHKLPPNVVAVPDVLKASADADILIFVVPHQFIGKLCDQLKGHIKKEAIGISLIKGVDEGPDGLKLISDIIREQLGIEMSVLMGANIANEVAEEKFCETTIGSKNLAHGQILKELMQSPNFRITVVQEADTVEICGALKNVVAVGAGFCDGLGYGDNTKAAVIRLGLMEMIGFAKLFCKGAVTSATFLESCGVADLITTCYGGRNRKVAEAFAKTGKSIEQLEKEMLNGQKLQGPQTSAELHHILKHKNLVDKFPLFTAVYQICYEGKPASDFITCLQNHPEHL
- the GPD1 gene encoding glycerol-3-phosphate dehydrogenase [NAD(+)], cytoplasmic isoform X2 gives rise to the protein MGGKKVCIVGSGNWGSAIAKIVGSNAAQLDKFDTTVNMWVFEEEIGGKKLTEIINTQHENVKYLPGHKLPPNVVAVPDVLKASADADILIFVVPHQFIGKLCDQLKGHIKKEAIGISLIKGVDEGPDGLKLISDIIREQLGIEMSVLMGANIANEVAEEKFCETTIGSKNLAHGQILKELMQSPNFRITVVQEADTVEICGALKNVVAVGAGFCDGLGYGDNTKAAVIRLGLMEMIGFAKLFCKGAVTSATFLESCGVADLITTCYGGRNRKVAEAFAKTGKSIEQLEKEMLNGQKLQGPQTSAELHHILKHKNLVDKFPLFTAVYQICYEGKPASDFITCLQNHPEHL
- the GPD1 gene encoding glycerol-3-phosphate dehydrogenase [NAD(+)], cytoplasmic isoform X3, yielding MWVFEEEIGGKKLTEIINTQHENVKYLPGHKLPPNVVAVPDVLKASADADILIFVVPHQFIGKLCDQLKGHIKKEAIGISLIKGVDEGPDGLKLISDIIREQLGIEMSVLMGANIANEVAEEKFCETTIGSKNLAHGQILKELMQSPNFRITVVQEADTVEICGALKNVVAVGAGFCDGLGYGDNTKAAVIRLGLMEMIGFAKLFCKGAVTSATFLESCGVADLITTCYGGRNRKVAEAFAKTGKSIEQLEKEMLNGQKLQGPQTSAELHHILKHKNLVDKFPLFTAVYQICYEGKPASDFITCLQNHPEHL